In Scatophagus argus isolate fScaArg1 chromosome 7, fScaArg1.pri, whole genome shotgun sequence, a genomic segment contains:
- the nox5 gene encoding NADPH oxidase 5 isoform X1: MSLDEDARWLEWVTKQFETIAGEDKEIDIDEFKTALKVKESFFAERFFALFDSDGSSSISLDELLEALDLLIHGSETDKLRFLFQVYDVDGSGSIDPDELRTVLKSCLRESAISLPEEKLDDLTLALFESADKDNSGAITFEELKAELENFPEVMENLTISAANWLKPPDLDQKKRHAPRYLTRAYWHNNSRKLLFLCMYACASLLLFIGAMLQHSQGGGWYMVAKGCGQCLNFNCTFVMVLMLRRCLTWLRATWVVRVLPLDQNILLHQIVGYAILCYTLVHTTAHIFNFVQLSESSEFSLWEYLLTTRPGIGWVKGTASVTGVVLQVVICLMVLCSSTFVRRSGHFEVFYWSHLSYVWVWSLLMVHCANFWKWFVVPGLVFLLEKIVGIAVSRMGGLYIVEVNLLPSKVTHLVIKRPQFFHFKPGDYVYINIPVIAKYEWHPFTISSAPEQSDSLWLHVRSMGQWTNRLYEYFRQPESQTVSSKRLSTSLRNHRQLMKAQEDLFSSTNCNGAVASNEDDAIELMMYRQSGCRSDAAPPPMCGSQGPAEPLPDELGPAERGEAPPLREVSAKFGENHRFCNIKCYVDGPYGTPTRQIFASEHAVLIGAGIGITPFASILQSIMYRYRRRKQNCPNCNYSWCENIKDSDMKLRKVDFIWINRDQKSFEWFVSLLTKLEMDQADEEPEGRFLEMHMYMTSALSKNDMKAIGLQMALDLLAKKEKRDSITGLRTRTQPGRPEWGKVFQKVSAEKKGKVHVFYCGSPALAKVIKAQCEHFGFNFYKENF, encoded by the exons ATGAGTCTGGACGAGGACGCCCGCTGGCTGGAGTGGGTGACCAAACAGTTTGAGACCATCGCCggagaagacaaagaaatcGACATCGATGAGTTTAAAACGGCCCTGAAGGTCAAAGAG tcTTTCTTCGCCGAGCGTTTCTTTGCGCTCTTTGACTCGGACGGCAGCAGCTCCATCAGCCTGGACGAGCTGCTGGAAGCTCTGGACCTCCTGATCCACGGCAGTGAGACGGACAAGCTCAGGTTCCTCTTCCAGGTCTACGACGTGGACG GCAGTGGCTCCATCGATCCGGACGAGCTGCGAACAGTTTTGAAGTCGTGTCTGCGTGAGAGCGCCATCTCTCTGCCGGAGGAAAAGCTGGACGACTTGACGCTGGCCCTGTTCGAGTCAGCTGATAAAGACAACAGCGGCGCCATCACCTTCGAGGAGCTCAAAGCTGAGCTGGAGAACTTCCCCGAGGTGATGGAGAACCTCACCATCAG TGCTGCCAACTGGTTGAAGCCTCCTGATCTGGATCAGAAGAAGCGTCACGCTCCTCGTTACCTGACTCGAGCTTACTGGCACAACAACAGCCGGAAGCTGCTGTTCCTGTGCATGTACGCCTGCGCCAGCCTGCTGCTCTTCATCGGGGCCATGCTGCAGCACAGTCAGGGCGGAGGCTGGTACATGGTGGCCAAAGGCTGCGGACAGTGTCTCAACTTCAACTGCACCTTCGTCATG gtcCTGATGCTGCGTCGCTGTCTGACCTGGCTGAGGGCGACGTGGGTGGTCCGGGTCTTACCTCTGGACCAGAACATCTTGCTGCATCAGATCGTGGGCTACGCCATCCTCTGCTACACGCTGGTCCACACCACCGCCCACATCTTCAACTTCG TGCAGCTGTCGGAGAGCAGCGAGTTCAGTCTGTGGGAGTACCTGCTGACCACGAGGCCGGGGatcggctgggtgaaggggacGGCCTCCGTCACCGGGGTCGTTCTGCAGGTCGTCATCTGCCTCATGGTGCTCTGCTCCAGCACGTTCGTACGACGCAGCGGACATTTCGAA GTGTTTTACTGGTCTCACCTGTCCTACGTGTGGGTCTGGTCTCTGTTGATGGTTCACTGTGCAAACTTCTGGAAGTGGTTTGTGGTTCCTGGTTTGGTGTTCTTGCTGGAGAAGATCGTAGGAATCGCCGTGTCTCGTATGGGAGGTCTTTACATCGTGGAGGTCAACCTGCTGCCGTCCAAG GTGACTCACCTGGTCATCAAACGTCCTCAGTTCTTCCATTTCAAACCTGGAGATTACGTGTACATCAACATCCCCGTGATAGCAAAGTACGAGTGGCATCCGTTCACCATCAGCAGCGCTCCAGAGCAGTCAG ACTCTCTGTGGCTTCACGTCCGCTCGATGGGTCAGTGGACCAACCGTCTGTACGAGTACTTCAGACAACCAGAGAGCCAGACGGTCAGCTCCAAGAGACTGTCCACCAGCCTGAGGAACCACAGACAGCTGATGAAAGCCCAG GAGGACCTGTTCAGCTCTACGAACTGTAACGGAGCGGTTGCCTCTAACGAGGACGACGCCATCGAGCTGATGATGTACCGTCAGAGCGGCTGCCGGTCCGATGCGGCTCCGCCCCCGATGTGTGGCTCTCAGGGGCCGGCGGAGCCTCTTCCGGACGAGCTGGGGCcggcagagagaggagaggctcCTCCACTCAGAGAG GTTTCTGCCAAGTTTGGTGAGAATCACAGGTTCTGCAACATCAAG tgttatgTAGATGGACCTTACGGGACTCCCACGAGGCAGATCTTTGCCTCCGAGCACGCCGTCTTGATCGGGGCCGGCATCGGCATCACGCCGTTCGCCTCCATCCTGCAAAGCATCATGTACCG ATACCGCAGGAGGAAGCAGAACTGTCCCAACTGTAACTACTCCTGGTGCGAGAACATTAAAGACAGCGACATGAAGTTACGCAAA GTCGACTTCATCTGGATCAACAGAGACCAGAAGTCGTTTGAATGGTTTGTCAGTTTACTGACCAAACTGGAGATGGACCAGGCGGACGAGGAGCCAGAAG GTCGCTTCCTGGAGATGCACATGTACATGACGTCTGCGCTCAGCAAGAACGACATGAAGGCCATCGGCCTGCAGATGGCGCTGGACCTCCTGGccaagaaggagaagagagactCCATCACCGGACTGAGGACCAGAACCCAACCTGGACGACCTGAGTGGGGGAAG GTGTTTCAGAAAGTGTCCGCGGAGAAAAAAGGGAAAGTCCACGTGTTTTACTGCGGCTCTCCTGCTCTGGCAAAAGTCATCAAAGCTCAGTGTGAACACTTTGGCTTCAACTTCTACAAGGAAAACTTCTGA
- the nox5 gene encoding NADPH oxidase 5 isoform X2 has translation MSLDEDARWLEWVTKQFETIAGEDKEIDIDEFKTALKVKESFFAERFFALFDSDGSSSISLDELLEALDLLIHGSETDKLRFLFQVYDVDGSGSIDPDELRTVLKSCLRESAISLPEEKLDDLTLALFESADKDNSGAITFEELKAELENFPEVMENLTISAANWLKPPDLDQKKRHAPRYLTRAYWHNNSRKLLFLCMYACASLLLFIGAMLQHSQGGGWYMVAKGCGQCLNFNCTFVMVLMLRRCLTWLRATWVVRVLPLDQNILLHQIVGYAILCYTLVHTTAHIFNFVQLSESSEFSLWEYLLTTRPGIGWVKGTASVTGVVLQVVICLMVLCSSTFVRRSGHFEVFYWSHLSYVWVWSLLMVHCANFWKWFVVPGLVFLLEKIVGIAVSRMGGLYIVEVNLLPSKVTHLVIKRPQFFHFKPGDYVYINIPVIAKYEWHPFTISSAPEQSDSLWLHVRSMGQWTNRLYEYFRQPESQTVSSKRLSTSLRNHRQLMKAQEDLFSSTNCNGAVASNEDDAIELMMYRQSGCRSDAAPPPMCGSQGPAEPLPDELGPAERGEAPPLREVSAKFGENHRFCNIKCYVDGPYGTPTRQIFASEHAVLIGAGIGITPFASILQSIMYRYRRRKQNCPNCNYSWCENIKDSDMKLRKVDFIWINRDQKSFEWFVSLLTKLEMDQADEEPEGRFLEMHMYMTSALSKNDMKAIGLQMALDLLAKKEKRDSITGLRTRTQPGRPEWGKVR, from the exons ATGAGTCTGGACGAGGACGCCCGCTGGCTGGAGTGGGTGACCAAACAGTTTGAGACCATCGCCggagaagacaaagaaatcGACATCGATGAGTTTAAAACGGCCCTGAAGGTCAAAGAG tcTTTCTTCGCCGAGCGTTTCTTTGCGCTCTTTGACTCGGACGGCAGCAGCTCCATCAGCCTGGACGAGCTGCTGGAAGCTCTGGACCTCCTGATCCACGGCAGTGAGACGGACAAGCTCAGGTTCCTCTTCCAGGTCTACGACGTGGACG GCAGTGGCTCCATCGATCCGGACGAGCTGCGAACAGTTTTGAAGTCGTGTCTGCGTGAGAGCGCCATCTCTCTGCCGGAGGAAAAGCTGGACGACTTGACGCTGGCCCTGTTCGAGTCAGCTGATAAAGACAACAGCGGCGCCATCACCTTCGAGGAGCTCAAAGCTGAGCTGGAGAACTTCCCCGAGGTGATGGAGAACCTCACCATCAG TGCTGCCAACTGGTTGAAGCCTCCTGATCTGGATCAGAAGAAGCGTCACGCTCCTCGTTACCTGACTCGAGCTTACTGGCACAACAACAGCCGGAAGCTGCTGTTCCTGTGCATGTACGCCTGCGCCAGCCTGCTGCTCTTCATCGGGGCCATGCTGCAGCACAGTCAGGGCGGAGGCTGGTACATGGTGGCCAAAGGCTGCGGACAGTGTCTCAACTTCAACTGCACCTTCGTCATG gtcCTGATGCTGCGTCGCTGTCTGACCTGGCTGAGGGCGACGTGGGTGGTCCGGGTCTTACCTCTGGACCAGAACATCTTGCTGCATCAGATCGTGGGCTACGCCATCCTCTGCTACACGCTGGTCCACACCACCGCCCACATCTTCAACTTCG TGCAGCTGTCGGAGAGCAGCGAGTTCAGTCTGTGGGAGTACCTGCTGACCACGAGGCCGGGGatcggctgggtgaaggggacGGCCTCCGTCACCGGGGTCGTTCTGCAGGTCGTCATCTGCCTCATGGTGCTCTGCTCCAGCACGTTCGTACGACGCAGCGGACATTTCGAA GTGTTTTACTGGTCTCACCTGTCCTACGTGTGGGTCTGGTCTCTGTTGATGGTTCACTGTGCAAACTTCTGGAAGTGGTTTGTGGTTCCTGGTTTGGTGTTCTTGCTGGAGAAGATCGTAGGAATCGCCGTGTCTCGTATGGGAGGTCTTTACATCGTGGAGGTCAACCTGCTGCCGTCCAAG GTGACTCACCTGGTCATCAAACGTCCTCAGTTCTTCCATTTCAAACCTGGAGATTACGTGTACATCAACATCCCCGTGATAGCAAAGTACGAGTGGCATCCGTTCACCATCAGCAGCGCTCCAGAGCAGTCAG ACTCTCTGTGGCTTCACGTCCGCTCGATGGGTCAGTGGACCAACCGTCTGTACGAGTACTTCAGACAACCAGAGAGCCAGACGGTCAGCTCCAAGAGACTGTCCACCAGCCTGAGGAACCACAGACAGCTGATGAAAGCCCAG GAGGACCTGTTCAGCTCTACGAACTGTAACGGAGCGGTTGCCTCTAACGAGGACGACGCCATCGAGCTGATGATGTACCGTCAGAGCGGCTGCCGGTCCGATGCGGCTCCGCCCCCGATGTGTGGCTCTCAGGGGCCGGCGGAGCCTCTTCCGGACGAGCTGGGGCcggcagagagaggagaggctcCTCCACTCAGAGAG GTTTCTGCCAAGTTTGGTGAGAATCACAGGTTCTGCAACATCAAG tgttatgTAGATGGACCTTACGGGACTCCCACGAGGCAGATCTTTGCCTCCGAGCACGCCGTCTTGATCGGGGCCGGCATCGGCATCACGCCGTTCGCCTCCATCCTGCAAAGCATCATGTACCG ATACCGCAGGAGGAAGCAGAACTGTCCCAACTGTAACTACTCCTGGTGCGAGAACATTAAAGACAGCGACATGAAGTTACGCAAA GTCGACTTCATCTGGATCAACAGAGACCAGAAGTCGTTTGAATGGTTTGTCAGTTTACTGACCAAACTGGAGATGGACCAGGCGGACGAGGAGCCAGAAG GTCGCTTCCTGGAGATGCACATGTACATGACGTCTGCGCTCAGCAAGAACGACATGAAGGCCATCGGCCTGCAGATGGCGCTGGACCTCCTGGccaagaaggagaagagagactCCATCACCGGACTGAGGACCAGAACCCAACCTGGACGACCTGAGTGGGGGAAGGTGAGGTGA